A window of Plantibacter sp. PA-3-X8 genomic DNA:
GTAGACGTCGCGGTCCCAGTACCGGCTGGAGTCGGAGGTGAGCACTTCGTCGCCGAGCGTGATGACGCCGGTCCCCGGGTTGCGGCCGAACTCGAACTTCGTGTCGGCGAGGATGACGCCGTGGCGCTCCGCCGTGAGTGATGCCGTCTCGTAGATGCCGAGCGACAGGTCCTTCAGCGCGACCGCGTCGTCCTCGCCGATGAGCTCGACCATGCGGGAGAACGAGATGTTCTCGTCGTGCTCGCCGAGCGGCGCCTTGTACGCGGGGGTGAACAACGGCTCGGGCAGGCGATCGCCGTCGCGGAGGCCGTCGGGCAGCGGGATGCCGCAGACGGTGCGGTTCGCGACGTACTCCTTCCAGCCGGAGCCGGTGAGGTAGCCGCGGACGACGCATTCGACGGGGAACATGTCGAGCTTGCGGACGAGCATCGCCCGGCCGGCGAACTCCGCCGGGATGCTGGACACCGCGACACCCGCGGCGTCGAGCTCGTGATCGGGGACGAGATGGTTCGGCACCTCGCGGAGCTGGTCGAACCACCAGAGGCTCAGACTGGTGAGCAGATCGCCCTTACCGGGGATGCCCGGCTCGAGCACATGGTCGAAGGCGCTGACCCGGTCGCTCGCGACGACGAGCAGCAGGTCGTCGGGCCCGGCGGCCGGCTCGTACAGGTCGCGGACCTTGCCCGAGTAGACGTGGTTCCAGGCGTTGGTCTCCGAGGGTGCGCTCACTCGTTCATTATCGTGCATCGGCGGTGGCCGGGTCGGTCGCCGAGGCTTGCGACCTCGGGGCGGTACGCGTATATTCCATGTGGAATAGTTCGCATGGAGTGATGGGAGGGTCATGGGCAAGGTCAAGCCGCTCGGCCTGCTCGCCGTCGCCGCACTCGGCTACCTGGCCGAGCGCCCCATGCACCCCTACGAGATGTACCAACTCGCGCTCCACCGCCAGGAGGACCGCGTCGTCAAGGTGAGCCCCGGCTCGTTCTACCGGGCCGTCTACGGACTCGAGGCCGACGGCCTCGTGCTCGCCTCCGGGACCGACCGCGAGGGAGCCCGGCCCGAGCGCACCACCTTCGAGATCACCGACCTCGGCCGGCACCTGCTGGGGGAGCGGCTGCGCGAGCTGCTCAGCACCCCCACGAACGAGTACCCGGAGCTCGGGCTCGCGCTGTCCGAGGCGCACGAACTGGGCGCCGAGGAGGTGCGGAAGCTGCTCGAGACCCGCATCCTCCGGCAGCAGGCCGAGCTCGCCGACCTCGATCGCCGCATGACGTGGGCGCTCGAGCGCGGGATCCCGCGCGTGTACTGGATCAACGTCCCCTACTCGGCCGCCATGCTGCGCGCCGAGATCGCCCACCTCGAATCGCTCCTCGCCGAGATCGCCGACGGTGCACTCGCCTGGCACGTGCCGGGGACCCGTGCGCCACTCCACGAGCAGGCGGCGACCCCGCCCGTGTCCGCTCAGCCGACACCCTCCACCTGAACCTCCGGGACGACCGACCAGTCCGGCCGGCGGTCCCGCTCATCCTCGCGTCCCGAACGCGAACCCGTCCTCCGTGCAGA
This region includes:
- a CDS encoding PadR family transcriptional regulator codes for the protein MGKVKPLGLLAVAALGYLAERPMHPYEMYQLALHRQEDRVVKVSPGSFYRAVYGLEADGLVLASGTDREGARPERTTFEITDLGRHLLGERLRELLSTPTNEYPELGLALSEAHELGAEEVRKLLETRILRQQAELADLDRRMTWALERGIPRVYWINVPYSAAMLRAEIAHLESLLAEIADGALAWHVPGTRAPLHEQAATPPVSAQPTPST
- a CDS encoding phosphoribosylaminoimidazolesuccinocarboxamide synthase translates to MHDNERVSAPSETNAWNHVYSGKVRDLYEPAAGPDDLLLVVASDRVSAFDHVLEPGIPGKGDLLTSLSLWWFDQLREVPNHLVPDHELDAAGVAVSSIPAEFAGRAMLVRKLDMFPVECVVRGYLTGSGWKEYVANRTVCGIPLPDGLRDGDRLPEPLFTPAYKAPLGEHDENISFSRMVELIGEDDAVALKDLSLGIYETASLTAERHGVILADTKFEFGRNPGTGVITLGDEVLTSDSSRYWDRDVYLTSDDPTARMASFDKQIVRNWLAHNWDQDDASTPTPPTLPAEIVTQTADRYRELLERLTGSGR